In Nostoc sp. UHCC 0926, a single genomic region encodes these proteins:
- a CDS encoding RluA family pseudouridine synthase — MVVLHISNFIDCNAISNSSPSYYYEGRCLQSGVGVARRRHRLKLPRTSMAEAIAHGLMQQLANNDCYSREGKMYGILLVELPNGEQRVLKAFSGLLNGCSLVEDWVPPIPGRDEVALEEARTLAQLDAIKQELLTLKQLTERQQYQTLFDEFEQQLQAMSDRHRHCKHQRQEKRQQICDPLTLEQLDEESRQQGIERRQLKRQQNTVLQPLQQLIAVTDARISELKQQRKALSRQLQAQMHATYSLTNFSGRSRSLQELMPGGFPTGTGDCCAPKLLHYAATHNLKPLAMAEFWWGASSVNQDKIQGEFYGACAERCQPLMGFLLSGLKSISIPNRDVYTTSPLSPTKGEIPIIYEDEWLIAVNKPAGLLSVPGRYRDRQDSVLSRLRHLLADGITLASVHRLDQETSGILLLARDRQTHRQLSQQFQQRQVYKVYEAILSGAVTVDQGTIELPLWADPENRPNQKVDWQHGKPSLTHFQVMAREEDYTRVEFKPLTGRTHQLRVHAADVRGLGVTILGDRLYGCCAVTSRLHLHARELHFKHPQLEKTLHLQVNTPF, encoded by the coding sequence ATGGTAGTTCTGCATATTTCAAATTTCATCGACTGCAATGCTATCAGCAACTCATCTCCTAGCTATTACTATGAAGGGCGTTGTCTCCAAAGTGGCGTAGGCGTAGCCCGTCGTAGACATCGCCTAAAACTACCCCGCACCTCAATGGCTGAAGCGATCGCTCACGGACTAATGCAACAGCTTGCCAACAATGATTGTTATTCTCGTGAAGGCAAGATGTATGGAATACTATTGGTTGAACTGCCTAATGGCGAACAACGGGTACTCAAAGCCTTTTCCGGTCTTTTGAATGGTTGCAGTCTGGTTGAGGACTGGGTGCCACCAATTCCAGGAAGAGACGAAGTTGCTTTAGAGGAAGCCCGCACTTTGGCACAGTTGGACGCGATTAAGCAAGAACTCCTTACATTGAAGCAACTGACCGAACGCCAGCAGTACCAAACCCTATTTGATGAGTTTGAGCAACAGTTGCAAGCAATGAGCGATCGCCATCGCCATTGCAAACATCAACGACAGGAAAAACGTCAGCAAATCTGCGATCCACTTACTCTTGAACAACTCGACGAAGAGAGTCGTCAGCAGGGAATTGAGCGACGACAACTTAAACGCCAGCAGAATACAGTATTACAGCCCCTTCAACAGTTAATTGCAGTGACGGATGCGCGAATTAGCGAACTGAAACAACAGCGTAAAGCACTGTCCCGTCAATTACAAGCTCAGATGCACGCTACATACAGCCTGACTAATTTTTCCGGGCGATCGCGATCATTGCAGGAATTGATGCCAGGAGGCTTCCCTACTGGCACAGGAGACTGTTGTGCCCCAAAGCTGCTCCATTATGCCGCAACACATAATCTCAAACCACTGGCAATGGCGGAATTTTGGTGGGGTGCGTCTTCTGTAAATCAGGATAAAATTCAGGGAGAATTTTATGGAGCATGTGCCGAGCGATGTCAGCCATTAATGGGGTTTTTGCTCTCAGGGTTGAAATCTATTTCAATCCCAAACAGGGATGTATACACAACTAGCCCACTTTCCCCTACCAAAGGAGAGATCCCGATTATTTATGAAGACGAATGGCTGATTGCTGTAAACAAGCCTGCTGGGTTACTTTCGGTACCTGGTCGTTATCGCGATCGCCAAGATAGTGTTTTGAGTCGCTTACGTCATCTGTTAGCTGATGGTATAACCCTTGCATCTGTGCATCGCCTAGATCAGGAAACATCTGGTATTCTGTTGTTGGCGCGCGATCGTCAAACCCATCGGCAACTCAGCCAGCAGTTTCAGCAACGCCAGGTTTACAAGGTTTATGAAGCCATCCTTTCCGGTGCTGTAACAGTTGACCAAGGTACAATTGAACTGCCATTGTGGGCAGATCCTGAAAATCGCCCTAATCAAAAAGTTGATTGGCAGCATGGTAAACCTAGCTTGACACATTTCCAGGTAATGGCGAGAGAAGAAGACTACACTCGCGTAGAATTTAAGCCGCTAACTGGACGCACTCATCAATTGAGGGTTCATGCAGCTGATGTGCGAGGACTTGGGGTAACTATTTTAGGCGATCGCCTTTATGGATGCTGTGCAGTTACCAGTCGGTTACATCTGCACGCTAGGGAACTTCACTTCAAGCATCCGCAGTTAGAAAAAACCCTACATTTACAAGTAAATACGCCCTTTTGA
- a CDS encoding DUF4041 domain-containing protein: MSLTLLGLVVLVAGLIAALVQALIAQYQVREKLRRYDTLADKEGYQRQLESNIHLLENQQESLNTQIINLQQQFSELDAKVYLQSIDYYELKYEFISSEDYIHRLKNIKLQQENMVKNNQAYICDTQWTVGDSKRKGDKMINDILKLVELAFEERCKYAVKEVRYNNVDSLKKRINNTFNKYNKCLKTLNFKISEEYLRLKLIELDLQYELEDKKQQERERELEDKKQNKERESIDKARQKAEEAEEREILHQQELDKVRQEIELTEGEKRQQLYLRIQELERQVAEDRSDKENALSESRRLKSGYIYIISNIGSLERDVYRICRTIRNKEDEYIRDMNPAVPFQFDVHFKIFSEDAFDTLQRLHQRFDDKKVNTVNPKRDFFKVSMNEIEQAVKEIQKATGVLRIDIFEPAPQAYEYRQTLAARKKHQHLTIDNSSLEEDKIA; this comes from the coding sequence ATGTCGTTAACACTTCTAGGATTAGTGGTATTAGTAGCCGGACTGATTGCTGCATTAGTACAAGCATTAATTGCACAGTATCAGGTGAGGGAGAAGTTACGTAGGTATGATACATTAGCTGACAAAGAGGGGTATCAACGGCAGTTGGAATCAAATATTCATTTACTTGAAAATCAACAGGAATCTCTTAATACCCAAATCATAAATCTTCAGCAGCAATTTTCTGAACTTGATGCAAAAGTCTATCTTCAATCTATAGATTATTATGAGCTAAAGTATGAGTTTATCAGTTCTGAAGACTACATACATAGGCTGAAGAATATCAAGTTACAACAGGAAAATATGGTAAAAAATAACCAAGCCTATATTTGCGATACTCAATGGACTGTTGGTGATAGTAAAAGAAAAGGCGACAAAATGATAAACGACATTCTCAAATTGGTTGAGCTTGCGTTTGAAGAACGATGTAAGTATGCGGTAAAAGAAGTTAGATATAACAATGTTGACTCTTTGAAAAAGAGAATAAATAATACATTTAATAAATACAATAAATGTTTAAAAACTTTAAATTTTAAAATATCAGAAGAATATTTGCGATTGAAATTAATTGAGTTAGATTTACAGTACGAGCTAGAAGATAAAAAACAGCAAGAGCGCGAGAGAGAGCTAGAAGATAAAAAGCAAAACAAAGAACGTGAATCAATTGACAAGGCAAGACAGAAAGCTGAAGAAGCTGAAGAAAGAGAAATACTTCACCAACAAGAGCTTGACAAAGTTAGACAAGAAATAGAACTGACTGAAGGCGAAAAGCGACAACAACTATATTTGAGAATTCAGGAACTAGAACGACAAGTTGCTGAAGATCGAAGTGATAAAGAAAATGCTCTTTCTGAATCTAGAAGACTCAAATCAGGATACATTTATATAATTTCTAATATAGGCTCTCTTGAACGGGATGTATACCGAATATGTAGAACCATTCGTAATAAAGAAGATGAATATATTAGGGACATGAACCCCGCAGTTCCATTTCAATTTGATGTTCACTTCAAAATATTCTCTGAAGATGCTTTTGATACATTGCAGCGCTTGCATCAACGTTTTGATGATAAAAAGGTGAATACAGTTAACCCAAAGAGAGATTTTTTCAAAGTTTCAATGAATGAGATTGAGCAAGCTGTTAAAGAAATTCAGAAAGCAACTGGCGTTTTGAGGATTGATATTTTTGAACCAGCGCCTCAAGCATACGAATATCGCCAAACTCTTGCAGCACGCAAAAAGCATCAACACCTCACCATCGACAATTCATCTTTAGAGGAGGATAAAATAGCATAA
- a CDS encoding formylglycine-generating enzyme family protein, giving the protein MSIKSQLLQLLVKMPATLQTGERKALLMVTGFDHLNTRINSFEKSNIVFFTELIDLVFSEGQDQLLTFVRMLADSEFSGLETRQKLNTIIAEISTLEFQQRNSEFIERKSTQAVSIVPTPNQSGETLKEEQDTKLLVPPIVVTQLFEFTVVIVDVQGKEIKRSRRQNYYLTQELGNGVTLEMVYIPGGEFWMGSPEFEGKRYSNERPQHQVTVKPFLISKYPITQAQWREVATLREVRQNLKLRPSRNGGKSHPITQVSWFDAVEFCDRLSEKTRKQYSLPSEAEWEYACRAGTTTPFHFGETITSDLANYDGRYSYGSERKGVSREITTFVGSLQVANLFGLFDMHGNVWEWCLDDWHENYKNAPNNADGWRDSSDNQIHVMRGGSWRNDPYLCRSSSRLQKNASEMSNHVGFRIVCSL; this is encoded by the coding sequence ATGAGTATCAAATCCCAATTACTACAGTTGCTAGTCAAGATGCCAGCTACTTTACAGACCGGAGAGCGTAAGGCTCTCTTGATGGTTACGGGATTTGATCATTTGAATACTAGAATCAACTCCTTCGAGAAAAGTAATATTGTCTTTTTTACAGAATTGATTGACCTTGTATTCTCTGAAGGACAAGATCAATTATTGACATTTGTTAGGATGCTTGCAGATAGTGAATTTAGTGGTTTGGAGACTAGGCAAAAACTGAATACTATCATTGCAGAGATTTCCACTTTAGAATTTCAACAACGGAATAGCGAATTTATTGAGCGTAAGAGTACTCAAGCAGTTAGTATTGTTCCTACTCCCAACCAAAGTGGAGAAACCTTGAAGGAAGAACAAGATACAAAGTTGCTTGTTCCACCAATTGTAGTAACTCAGCTTTTTGAATTTACAGTTGTGATAGTAGATGTCCAAGGCAAAGAGATTAAACGTAGTCGAAGACAAAACTACTACTTAACTCAAGAACTTGGTAACGGGGTAACTTTAGAAATGGTCTATATTCCAGGTGGAGAATTTTGGATGGGTTCACCAGAATTTGAAGGAAAGCGATACTCCAATGAAAGACCTCAACATCAAGTAACAGTCAAACCATTTTTGATAAGCAAGTACCCGATTACACAAGCACAATGGAGAGAAGTTGCTACTTTGCGAGAAGTTCGTCAAAACTTAAAACTTCGCCCGTCACGTAACGGAGGCAAAAGTCATCCTATTACCCAAGTTTCTTGGTTTGATGCTGTTGAGTTTTGCGATCGCTTATCTGAAAAAACACGCAAACAGTATAGTCTTCCTAGCGAAGCAGAGTGGGAATACGCTTGTCGTGCTGGAACCACAACTCCTTTTCATTTTGGTGAAACTATTACTTCCGATTTAGCTAATTATGATGGTCGTTACTCTTATGGGTCAGAAAGAAAAGGAGTTTCTCGTGAAATAACTACTTTCGTGGGTAGTTTACAGGTTGCTAATTTATTTGGATTATTTGATATGCACGGTAACGTTTGGGAGTGGTGCTTAGACGATTGGCATGAGAATTATAAGAATGCACCGAATAATGCAGATGGTTGGCGAGACAGTAGTGATAATCAAATTCATGTAATGCGTGGTGGATCATGGCGCAACGACCCGTACCTTTGCCGATCAAGTTCTCGCTTACAAAAAAATGCAAGTGAGATGTCCAACCATGTTGGTTTTAGAATTGTTTGCTCTCTCTAG
- a CDS encoding trypsin-like peptidase domain-containing protein produces the protein MVNLEAEDRKQLITLLKDLPELATERSRQQILELAGLKQLIPMINLSGASFVAVSEIVSYLSNYGRLTYDDEALGQLLNTLKSLTGVQQQEFLDMLLTKYDMMTPIARLPAINQWRGGKTTSDVLEKIIGENTLRPISFLQQGLQVARSVAYIGVRTSQERWSGTGFLVAQDLLLTNNHVLPSSNLLADTIFRFNYEENFQGEAQQTDEYRPKPNGAFHTNQALDYTLVQLGGEPGKKWGWLPLTSKAISVGSRVNIIQHPSGQPKQISLQNNFVQYVGGNVVQYVTSTLQGSSGSPVFNDGWQIVALHHAGGNIPEPTTQQRYFRNEGIQIESILADLPLELVNLLKAARNTSL, from the coding sequence ATGGTCAACCTAGAAGCTGAAGATCGCAAACAATTAATAACTCTCCTAAAAGATTTACCAGAACTGGCTACAGAGCGATCGCGTCAGCAAATTTTGGAGCTAGCAGGTCTGAAACAGTTAATACCCATGATCAATCTTTCGGGTGCTTCATTTGTGGCAGTTAGTGAGATCGTTAGCTATCTATCTAATTACGGGCGTTTAACTTATGACGATGAGGCACTGGGGCAGTTATTGAATACTTTGAAAAGTCTTACGGGAGTTCAGCAGCAAGAGTTTTTGGATATGCTGCTGACAAAGTATGACATGATGACCCCGATCGCAAGATTACCTGCTATCAATCAGTGGCGAGGGGGAAAAACAACTTCAGATGTATTAGAGAAAATAATTGGTGAGAATACTCTACGCCCAATTTCATTTTTACAGCAGGGACTTCAGGTAGCCCGGTCAGTTGCCTATATTGGGGTAAGAACTAGCCAAGAACGCTGGTCAGGAACCGGATTTCTTGTGGCTCAAGATTTATTGTTGACTAATAATCATGTTCTGCCTAGCTCAAATCTACTGGCAGATACAATTTTTCGTTTTAACTACGAAGAGAATTTTCAGGGAGAAGCTCAACAAACTGATGAGTATCGCCCTAAACCCAATGGAGCTTTTCATACTAACCAAGCTCTTGATTACACTTTAGTTCAACTCGGAGGAGAACCTGGAAAAAAATGGGGTTGGTTGCCACTTACATCTAAAGCGATTAGTGTTGGTAGCCGAGTTAATATAATTCAACACCCATCAGGACAACCTAAGCAGATTTCGCTTCAGAATAATTTTGTTCAATACGTGGGTGGTAATGTGGTGCAGTATGTAACCTCTACTTTACAAGGCTCCTCTGGTTCTCCAGTTTTTAATGATGGTTGGCAGATTGTTGCTCTACACCATGCTGGGGGTAATATCCCTGAACCAACAACTCAGCAGCGTTACTTTAGAAACGAGGGGATACAGATAGAGAGCATCTTAGCCGATTTACCCTTAGAGCTTGTAAACTTGCTTAAGGCAGCAAGGAATACCTCGCTTTAG
- a CDS encoding aliphatic sulfonate ABC transporter substrate-binding protein, with product MNQFKKFLFLLPQRSVKSFSALLVASSWLGLVISGCAPRNSANTNTTAQNVSNQTQEKTSLIRLGYQKGGVVPIARQRGELEKRLAAQNIKAEWAGPFDRCATLLQAISANQADIGGCGDIPGLSAIAAGQELCIGAVQRPRPESLSSAIVVRGDSPIRKPADLVGKKVAVNQAGAGEYLLLKVLEKENISKEKVQRVFLAPSDAAPALYQGTVDAWAVWDPYISIAELEHGARRITTTHPAPTYSVMLVRNEAAAKSPEAVKAAFSGLGEEYDWLNVNTAKSAEFLVKDIKISPAVAKRVTENQGPQLLTTPNADDVTKIQKTADWMLEQKILPKRVDVAATICPTAK from the coding sequence TTGAATCAGTTCAAAAAGTTCTTGTTTTTATTGCCACAACGCTCAGTCAAGTCTTTTAGTGCCTTATTGGTTGCTAGTTCCTGGCTAGGTTTGGTGATTTCTGGCTGCGCTCCAAGGAACTCTGCAAATACTAATACCACTGCCCAAAATGTCAGTAACCAGACTCAAGAGAAAACTAGTTTGATTCGCCTGGGATACCAAAAGGGAGGTGTAGTACCAATTGCACGTCAACGAGGAGAGTTAGAAAAGAGGCTTGCGGCTCAGAATATCAAAGCTGAATGGGCTGGCCCATTTGACCGATGTGCTACCTTACTCCAAGCAATTAGTGCTAATCAAGCCGATATAGGCGGGTGCGGAGACATTCCTGGATTGTCAGCGATCGCCGCCGGTCAGGAGCTTTGCATTGGGGCTGTTCAGCGTCCCAGACCTGAATCATTGAGCAGTGCGATCGTAGTCCGCGGCGACTCTCCTATCCGTAAACCCGCTGACCTTGTAGGTAAAAAAGTTGCTGTCAATCAGGCTGGTGCAGGTGAGTACCTGTTATTAAAAGTATTGGAAAAAGAGAATATTTCTAAAGAGAAAGTTCAGCGTGTCTTCTTAGCTCCAAGTGATGCTGCACCTGCCCTTTACCAAGGAACTGTGGACGCTTGGGCAGTTTGGGACCCCTATATCTCAATTGCCGAATTAGAGCATGGTGCTAGGAGAATCACCACAACCCATCCAGCTCCCACCTACAGTGTAATGCTTGTGCGTAATGAGGCTGCGGCTAAATCTCCAGAGGCGGTAAAAGCAGCTTTCAGCGGTTTAGGCGAGGAATACGATTGGTTGAATGTAAATACGGCGAAATCAGCCGAATTTCTGGTTAAGGACATCAAAATCTCCCCAGCCGTAGCCAAGCGGGTAACTGAGAATCAAGGGCCACAGCTACTTACCACACCTAATGCTGATGATGTTACCAAAATTCAGAAGACTGCTGACTGGATGCTGGAGCAAAAAATTCTCCCGAAAAGGGTAGATGTTGCTGCTACTATCTGCCCCACGGCTAAGTAG
- a CDS encoding LLM class flavin-dependent oxidoreductase, translating into MAIEFIGMIGTRQISELDGPTVSITGGSIDAAYVRKFAKAHEDGGFDRVLVGYGSTGPDGLTVASFAAAATERLKFLIAHRPGFVAPTLFARKTATLDHFTNGRIAVHIITGGSDAEQQRDGDWLDHDTRYRRTDEYLDIVRRVWTSDTPFDYEGEFYRVKDAYSDVKPLQQPHIPVYFGGASGAAVPVGAKHSDVYAMWGEPIAAVKERIREVKAVTPPERSPRFSVSLRPILGDTEEKAWERAHLILSRVKEIRAAKTENRLPITPYFNLVPPQAVGSNRLLQFAQESEIFDKRLWTPIAAVTGAYGNTTALVGTPEQVAESLVDYYDAGVTTLLIRGFDPLEDAIAYGRDVIPLVRAEVQRRERQASVVA; encoded by the coding sequence ATGGCAATTGAATTTATTGGAATGATTGGAACACGACAAATATCTGAGTTAGATGGGCCGACAGTTTCGATCACCGGCGGTTCCATAGATGCCGCCTACGTCCGCAAGTTTGCTAAGGCACATGAAGATGGTGGCTTTGATCGGGTACTAGTTGGTTATGGTTCAACTGGCCCCGATGGCTTAACTGTGGCTTCGTTCGCAGCGGCTGCAACAGAACGGTTGAAGTTTTTAATCGCCCACCGCCCTGGTTTCGTGGCTCCTACACTCTTCGCACGCAAGACAGCAACTTTGGATCATTTTACTAATGGTCGCATTGCCGTACACATTATTACAGGTGGCAGCGATGCTGAACAGCAACGCGATGGTGATTGGCTTGACCACGATACTCGCTATCGCCGTACAGATGAGTACCTCGACATCGTACGCCGGGTATGGACGAGTGATACTCCCTTCGACTATGAGGGCGAATTCTACCGGGTGAAAGATGCTTACTCAGATGTGAAGCCTTTACAACAACCCCACATACCCGTGTACTTTGGCGGTGCTTCTGGTGCAGCAGTACCTGTGGGTGCAAAGCACAGTGATGTCTACGCTATGTGGGGAGAACCGATTGCGGCGGTTAAGGAACGGATACGTGAAGTAAAAGCTGTAACACCACCAGAGCGATCGCCACGGTTTAGTGTATCTTTGCGACCGATTCTAGGTGATACTGAGGAGAAGGCTTGGGAACGGGCGCACTTAATTCTATCGCGTGTTAAGGAAATTCGGGCTGCAAAAACCGAAAATCGGCTACCAATAACTCCCTACTTTAATTTAGTACCACCGCAAGCAGTGGGTTCCAATCGTTTGTTACAGTTTGCCCAAGAAAGCGAAATTTTCGATAAGCGCTTGTGGACGCCAATTGCTGCCGTTACTGGTGCTTATGGTAACACTACAGCCCTGGTTGGGACACCGGAGCAAGTAGCAGAGTCCCTTGTGGATTACTATGATGCTGGGGTAACTACTTTATTGATTCGAGGATTTGATCCATTAGAAGATGCGATCGCTTATGGTCGTGATGTGATTCCGCTAGTCCGGGCAGAAGTGCAACGGCGGGAGCGACAAGCAAGTGTTGTTGCTTAA
- a CDS encoding RRXRR domain-containing protein produces MTKVLILDANQQPLYPVRISRARLLLSQGKATVFQRYPFTIILKESLSRLKLEQLGFKLHPGIKIIRNL; encoded by the coding sequence ATGACCAAAGTATTGATTCTCGATGCCAACCAACAACCGTTATATCCAGTACGTATCAGCCGTGCTAGGCTGCTATTGTCACAAGGTAAAGCTACCGTATTCCAGCGATATCCCTTTACTATCATTCTGAAGGAGTCTCTTTCTCGTCTAAAACTTGAGCAACTTGGCTTCAAGCTTCACCCTGGCATTAAAATAATTCGTAATTTGTAA
- a CDS encoding class II aldolase/adducin family protein, whose amino-acid sequence MPKSDRPQPPVFERVEDERLHRKQRLAAAFRLFGKFGFSEGIAGHITARDPEFTDHFWVNPFGTYFGHIRVSDLILVNREGEVVKGDAEVNQAAFAIHSQIHEARPDVIAAAHAHSLYGKAWSSLGRLLDPLTQDSCAFYEDHALFDDFTGVVLEISEGQRLAQTLGTNKAIILRNHSILTVGHTVDEAAFWYISLERSCQAQLLAEAAGRPTTIKHETARLTQTQVGSHISGWFSFQPLYDRIVREEPDLLN is encoded by the coding sequence ATGCCCAAGTCCGATAGACCACAACCCCCAGTATTCGAGCGAGTTGAAGACGAACGCCTGCACCGTAAGCAACGTCTCGCCGCTGCCTTTCGCCTGTTTGGTAAGTTTGGGTTCAGCGAGGGAATCGCCGGCCATATTACAGCTCGTGATCCGGAGTTTACAGACCATTTCTGGGTCAATCCATTCGGGACATACTTCGGTCATATCCGAGTTTCTGACCTGATCTTAGTTAATAGAGAAGGTGAGGTGGTTAAAGGCGATGCTGAGGTCAATCAAGCGGCTTTCGCCATCCATTCTCAGATTCATGAAGCTCGACCTGATGTGATAGCGGCGGCTCACGCCCATTCACTTTATGGTAAAGCCTGGTCTAGTTTAGGTCGTCTCCTTGACCCCTTAACTCAAGATTCCTGTGCTTTTTACGAAGACCATGCCCTATTTGATGATTTCACAGGTGTGGTTTTAGAAATTTCTGAGGGTCAGCGACTGGCGCAAACCTTGGGCACAAATAAAGCCATAATCCTGCGTAACCACAGCATTTTAACTGTGGGACATACAGTAGATGAAGCTGCCTTTTGGTACATTAGCTTAGAGCGATCGTGCCAAGCCCAACTACTGGCAGAAGCTGCGGGTAGACCTACTACTATCAAACACGAAACAGCCCGCTTAACGCAAACTCAAGTGGGGTCACATATAAGTGGGTGGTTCAGCTTCCAGCCACTTTACGACAGAATTGTCCGTGAAGAACCTGATTTGCTGAATTAG
- a CDS encoding sulfonate ABC transporter substrate-binding protein, with the protein MIHLIFRRLITKWISLIKIRNIPFNNQHKLFFSSVLPIAGAFVAGLCLSVLFAACSSTPTVNSPNPSATSVSNSASSKATVVRFGYQKSTILLRTKGVLEKRLAPEGITVKWTEFQAGPQLLEAMNVGSIDIGPVGESPPIFAQAAGASLTYVVGTAATPASSAILVPQNSQIQKLTDLKGKKVAFQKGSSAHLLLVQALEKAGLKYTDIEPKYLAPADARAAFVKGSVDAWVIWDPFYAAAQDATKARVLIDGTGINKQGGYYLMTRKFVTENPQTVKAILEEIQNLEEWSKQNREEVAKTLAPVLGIDLETMKKATNRRTFGLVPVDDNLINLQQGVADTYYKLKLIPKEVNVKDAVLTKEQYAAFSPKT; encoded by the coding sequence ATGATTCACCTAATCTTTCGCCGCTTAATTACCAAGTGGATATCGTTGATAAAAATCAGGAATATCCCATTTAACAACCAACATAAATTATTCTTTTCTTCTGTTTTGCCAATTGCGGGGGCTTTTGTTGCAGGGCTTTGTCTAAGCGTGCTATTTGCCGCCTGCTCATCGACACCTACTGTTAATTCCCCTAATCCCAGTGCCACATCTGTTAGCAATTCGGCTTCCAGTAAAGCAACAGTGGTAAGATTTGGCTATCAAAAATCGACTATTTTACTTAGAACTAAAGGTGTTTTAGAAAAGCGTTTGGCACCAGAAGGGATCACTGTAAAGTGGACTGAATTTCAAGCGGGTCCCCAACTCCTAGAAGCCATGAATGTGGGTAGTATTGACATTGGTCCTGTAGGAGAATCACCGCCAATATTTGCCCAAGCAGCTGGAGCATCACTAACTTACGTTGTTGGTACTGCGGCTACTCCGGCTAGTTCAGCAATTCTTGTTCCTCAAAATTCACAAATTCAAAAACTTACTGACCTCAAAGGTAAAAAAGTTGCCTTTCAAAAAGGCTCTAGCGCTCACTTATTGTTAGTCCAAGCTTTAGAAAAAGCGGGATTGAAATATACTGACATTGAACCCAAATATTTAGCACCAGCTGATGCCCGCGCTGCATTTGTCAAGGGTAGTGTGGATGCTTGGGTGATTTGGGACCCCTTCTATGCAGCGGCTCAAGATGCAACTAAAGCCAGAGTCCTAATTGATGGCACAGGAATCAATAAACAGGGAGGATATTATTTGATGACTCGCAAATTTGTCACTGAAAATCCCCAAACTGTCAAGGCAATACTTGAGGAAATTCAAAATTTAGAAGAATGGTCTAAACAGAATCGAGAAGAAGTAGCAAAAACTCTAGCACCTGTGTTAGGAATTGATCTAGAAACGATGAAAAAAGCAACTAACAGACGGACTTTTGGTCTTGTACCAGTTGATGACAATCTAATAAATCTACAACAAGGTGTTGCGGATACATATTATAAATTGAAGTTAATTCCCAAAGAGGTAAATGTGAAAGATGCAGTGTTGACAAAAGAGCAATACGCTGCATTTTCCCCAAAAACTTAA
- a CDS encoding NADPH-dependent oxidoreductase: MTNPTELLRSRYGEIPFNPEIEWNDSLTALLSHRSIRSYLSDPLPPGTLELLIAAAQSASTSSNLQTWSVVAVEDQQRKEELSKLAGNQAHIKQVPLFVVWLADLARLSYVADSRGISHDALEYLEMFVMATIDATLAAQNAAVAAESLGLGTVYIGGIRNHPQEVAEILNLPSSVYAVFGLCVGYANPEVEAAIKPRLPQSAILHRETYKLADQEEAIAHYNDIIKDFYTEQKMNIPGDWSEHSAQRIATVESLKGRDRLREVLNYLGFKLL; the protein is encoded by the coding sequence ATGACTAATCCTACAGAATTACTGCGATCGCGCTACGGTGAAATCCCCTTCAATCCCGAAATTGAATGGAATGATTCCCTAACAGCACTACTATCTCACCGTTCAATCCGGTCTTATCTATCTGATCCTCTACCACCAGGAACTCTGGAGTTACTAATTGCAGCCGCCCAATCTGCATCTACTTCCTCTAATTTGCAAACCTGGAGTGTGGTAGCAGTCGAAGATCAACAGCGCAAAGAGGAGTTATCCAAGCTAGCAGGAAACCAAGCACATATTAAGCAGGTTCCTTTATTCGTGGTTTGGTTAGCAGACTTGGCGCGTCTAAGCTACGTAGCCGATAGTCGCGGCATATCTCATGATGCGCTGGAATACTTGGAAATGTTTGTGATGGCAACAATCGATGCAACTTTGGCGGCGCAAAACGCAGCAGTAGCAGCTGAATCACTCGGTTTGGGAACAGTATATATCGGCGGAATCAGGAACCACCCGCAAGAGGTCGCAGAGATATTGAATTTGCCCTCCTCTGTGTATGCTGTGTTTGGGCTGTGTGTTGGCTATGCGAATCCTGAGGTAGAAGCAGCGATTAAGCCAAGGTTGCCACAATCAGCGATACTGCACCGTGAAACTTATAAATTGGCAGATCAAGAAGAAGCGATCGCTCACTATAACGATATCATCAAAGACTTTTATACTGAACAAAAGATGAATATCCCCGGTGATTGGTCAGAACACTCAGCCCAACGGATCGCAACTGTCGAGTCATTGAAGGGACGCGATCGCTTGCGTGAAGTTCTCAATTACCTCGGCTTCAAGTTACTGTAA